One window of Bacilli bacterium genomic DNA carries:
- a CDS encoding DUF4194 domain-containing protein — protein MIFQDLSDSEQLKVKEAIQRLLETNMLVKDKERDVYATIRRHRVALESYYRFLGWELVVDERHECVYLHIPDSRLRRRLDREQTLWLLVLRLLYEEKRQGLSLSEYPMVTLYEIRSKYESFRLEWINRTTLDKLLRMCAQTQLLEPLDSDNRSDDARFKLFHTWIYLIQADEMKNLLDKLEAHLPNGERGGEQDEMDEAAAVD, from the coding sequence GTGATATTTCAAGATTTGAGTGATTCCGAACAGTTAAAAGTCAAAGAAGCGATTCAAAGGCTCCTGGAGACGAACATGCTGGTTAAAGACAAGGAGCGCGATGTATACGCGACGATACGCCGTCATCGGGTTGCCCTGGAAAGCTATTATCGTTTTCTCGGCTGGGAATTGGTTGTTGATGAACGACATGAATGCGTCTATTTGCATATTCCGGACAGCCGCTTGCGTCGTCGCTTGGATCGTGAACAGACGTTATGGCTGCTTGTGCTTCGTCTTCTGTACGAAGAGAAGCGGCAAGGTTTGTCGCTCTCCGAATACCCGATGGTGACGCTCTACGAGATTCGCAGCAAATACGAATCGTTCCGGCTGGAATGGATTAATCGAACGACATTGGACAAGCTTTTGCGCATGTGCGCGCAAACCCAATTGCTGGAGCCGCTCGATTCCGACAACCGATCCGACGACGCGCGCTTCAAGTTGTTTCATACCTGGATTTATTTGATCCAGGCGGACGAAATGAAAAATTTGCTCGATAAACTGGAGGCACATTTGCCGAACGGCGAAAGAGGGGGTGAGCAGGATGAAATGGATGAAGCGGCTGCGGTTGATTAA